The Paenibacillus amylolyticus genome contains the following window.
GGATAACTTGTTTTCTCACTCCAAAACAACTGTTTTATCAAAAGAAAACATGAGTTATACCTAATTTGTGGATAAGTTGTGCACATATTGCACACATGTTGTGGATATGTTTAGCTTTTTATGTGGATATTCATTATTTTAATGTGGACATGTTGTGTATTTGTTTGTAAATCTGACGTTAAATCTGAATATCCCATGCCAATTATCCATTACTGTGGACACGTTGTGGACATGCCCGCTTCCCTTCTATTCCACCAATTCACCCTGACGCATGATCAGCTTGTCATCGATGTACACATCCGGTTTTTGCACAACAGCATCGATATGTACACCCGCCGCAATCGTTCCACCGAATGTGTTATTGCTGCCAAAGGCGACATGGATCGTGCCGTATACCTTCTCATCCTCCAGCACTACACCCGTAATGCGTGCCTTGTTATTGGTACCAATGCCGAATTCACCGAGAAAGCGACCATCGCCATCACCAAGCGTTTCCAGTAACTCAGCCCCATCCGGTCCTTCAGCTGAAACCAACCGTCCTTCCTTGACGGTTAATAACATCGGTTCACGGAGGGCCCCGATTCCGGCAACAGAACCATCTACCAGAATACTGCCTTCGCCATTGCCCTCTACGGGAGCGATATAAGCTTCTCCTGACGGCAAGTTGCCTGATTCACCAGGATTCAGATACAGGCCTGTACTTGGTACACCATTACGATTCTCTATGGAAAAGGAAAGACGATGTCCCTGCTTCTCTATGCGCACATGACGACCTGCAGTTAATAGAGCCGTTACCTTCTCGGTCAACGCTTTTACTTGCAAATACTCAGCTGTAATGGCGCCATTCACAAACATATCCTCTGTTATTCCGGGCATCGTTGCCACTCGGGTCCCTGATGCGGCGGCTTGTTTGCGTGCCTGGGTATGCGTTAATGAATATCGAGTTACACACACCGCTACATCGGCCCGAATCATGGCCTCTGCAATCGGTGCAGGCGGCTCTTCTCCGGATCTGCTTCGTTCCTCCATGGTTAGCAGGACCGACTCCGCACCCAGTGCTTTTCCTGCCTCATAGATGGACTCGGCCAAATCCCGTTTCATGTCGTCTGCGACAACCACCAGATTTTCTCCACTGCGCAGTCCGAGACATTCGGTTAGCACATTTTTACTGATTTCTACACGTTGCTTGCTCATGCATTCATCTCTCCTGTCTTGGTTTCAGCTCTTCACAACTCGACTTGACCCTTTCGACAATTGACTGGGGATTCCTGCATGTCCAAATCTGAACTTAGCTCCAGGTAGCGGCCCATTCAGCGAGAATTGAAGCTGTTTCCTTATACTGAAATGTCGGAAAGTAATGTCCGTAGGGTACATCGATGCGTTTGACCTGTGAGTTCATACCCCGGGGATAGTGATATTCCTGATCTTCCGTGCCCCATACAACTAAAGTATGGTTAGCGTGGTCATCAGCCCACTCTTTCATCCAGGAAAATGAATGGACGCTTCCCTGCTTGCCGGAGTGAATCCACCGCAACAAATCCGCATTCGCACCCGCAATTCGAGGGGATTGAAGACTGGAGCGTATTCTTTTGGCGATCGTATGGGTCGTAGAACTGCTGTCGCCTGCACCGCTATATGCACTGAACATTTGATTCCAATTCGCCTCCGATCGGAGACGAAGCAGAGTCCGCATCACACCTCTTGGCAAACGGGAAACCCATTTTAGCACATTCGGATTCGAATTGTTGGCAACTGGCTGAAGCAAACCCAACCGAATGTCTGTCCGGCTGCTACGCATCTGTGCCGCAGCTGCGATAGCAGCCCCTATTGAATGACCCACCAGCTTCACGGGACCTTCAAACTCCCCAAGCGCCTTGAGTAGTGCATCCACCTGACCTTCGAATGCCTCATCTCCCTGATGTACAGGGGAACGGCCGAATCCAGCGAGATCGATTAACCATACCGGATTCCCGGTCTGTTCCCTAAGCTGTTGTCCCAAAGGTAACATCTCATCAGCAGATTGGAGCAGACCATGTACAATAATCCAAGGTTCTCCCTCCCCCTCCCAACCAAGCATAGCCATATTTCCGCTCCGTGACCGAATATAATCTGCCTTAAAATTCTCAGGCAGCGGCGTATAACGAAGGCGATAATCCAGATCGGCTGTAACCAGCGGAAGCTGTTCCCGGATGTCCGGCCAGGATTGCCCCATGCGTGTGAACAGTGCCTCGGTCTCTTCGACCGGGAATGATCTGTTGGTAATAAAAGCAACCGACTCTGCCGGAACACCACTAATGCGTGTTCCACCTGATTTCATGATCCATTGAATCCACGGCAGGGGCACAGCCCCTTTGGGCTTCGGTACATCCAGTTGCTCTGCCAGAAGATGCAGCAGTTCCTTCATATTAGGGCTGTCTTCCTTCCGCGCCAACAGTGGATAGGTTCCTCCGGCTGGAGCTGATTCCCCGGATAGGAAAACAAGTGTCTGTGCGACAACATCATTCTCAACAAGGGGTAACCAGTAGGACGCCCCTCCCGGTACGACCGACATAAGTCCTTTCTGAACTGCCTGAATGAGCAGCCCAATCCCACCCGTTTGCTCTGTTTCCCCGGTGGGACGCGGCCCAACCACGGTGCTCGGATTCACAACAGATAAGGGATAGTTGTGCTCTTCCGCATGTTCACGAATAAGTAAATCGGCATGAAATTTCATCTCTTCATACGCACTTTCCTGATCGCCAACATGACCGCCCTGAAGATAACTCCCCTGCTCGTTACGCTGCCCATAGGGACTCATGAAACCAACCACGTGGATAAAGTGTCTCAGTCCGCGGGTATGATGAATTTCTTGTGCAATTTGGGCCACTTCTCTGGCTCCGTTCATGAATATCTGTTCAGCTACCTTGCGTTCCAGGGTAACGTCCATCGTTCCTCCGGCATGAATGATCACATCCGCTTCAACAACACGCTCCCGATCTGCTGCGGCAAGTCCAAGACCCGAGATGGACAGATCACCTGTAATAAAGGTTATTCGGTCAAAATCCTTCACTCCGTAAGCCTTCAGCACCGTTCTGGCGCGCTGTTCCGATCGAACCAACAAGAGCAATTGATCGTCTCCCTGCGCGAGTTGTTTGACCGTTTCTTTGCCGATAAAACCGGTGCTGCCTGTCATGAAAATGACGGTCGGCTTCATATCAGATCTGCTCACCTGATTGTTGTTCGTTGATTTGGATACTGTATTTTCTCCAGTTGATTTAAATTCTATATTTTCTCCATTGGCATTGGCTACTTGGATCTTATGTACGTTCATTACGTTATCGCTCCTCGTAGTACTATATAGTACTAATTATTTTCAAAAAAAGAGCTTCGTTTACCGAAGCATCTGACAAAACGTACGTGCTGATTGTTCTATAATCCCTACATCACGCGCAGTTCCCGCAAGGATCAGTGAACCTTCCAATGCTGCAATAAATAACAACGCAGCCGGTCCCGGTTCAATTCCCTTGCGAAATTCTCCGCGATCCAAACCTTGCTGAAACAGCTTCTCCACCATCGGTCTAAGCTCATGAAAGAATCTGGATATGCTTTCCTTCACTTGGGGTGCACTGTCAGGTGTCTGCATATATAACGTGACAAATGGGCAGCTTCCTTCGTAATTCCGGCCCTCAATGCCTGCCGACAGCAATGCCATAAAGGAGTAGATACGTTCCTCCACCCCTCGCTCCCGCTGGCTTAGCAGCAGGTACAACTCCGATTCATACTGGGCAATCCAGTATTGTACCACGGCCTGAAGCAATTCCTCCTTGTTTTTAAAGTGATAATAAATATTGGACTTGGATACCCCACTCACTCGCACGACCTCATCCATACTGACGTAGCTGTACCCCTGACGCAGAAATAATTGTGCAGCCACTTCAACTGCCTTGGTCCGGTTCACTGGACTGGAACTCTTGGATTTGGCAGGTCCCGGGTTCATTTTTCGATTTATCATATTTAGAACTATACAGTACTACTTAGTTGAAAACAAGCTTTTTGTTCATAAAAGATCATCTTCCGCTTAAACGAATCCATACTTGTCCACATATAGATCGTTATACACATAGATATCCACATATAGTATTAACGACGTGTTAAATACGTCATGAGATCGTTAACTCGTTTCAAAGTTATCCACATAATTTCCCCTAGCTTCAACAAAAAAGGCCAACCAGAACGTATCTGGCTGACCTTTCGTACATCTTTCGTACAATTCATTTTCCAACCACTACAGTTGTTCCCCTGCTTCAAATCGAAGGTTTACTGTCCCGGCAATAACCGTTTCCGTGCCTTGAAGCGGCAATCTGGTCTCCAGTCGGATAGCAACAAACAGAATGATCGTCACCGTAACACCGATTGTTCCCAGCAGCACGCCTGTGTTCTCCTGCCCCACCAAGGAAAGCGGAAGTGCCAGTACCAGCGGGACAACCGATCTTGTGAACTGCGTGGCAAACGTTGATCTTCCCGACCACTTCATGGTCTCTTCGCGGCTTCGCAAATTATCAAACATGACAGACCTTTGCGTAATCCGAGTCCGGTTAAATACAAACCCAAGCATGAATCCACAGATTAACGATACCGCAAACACCTGTACCGTGCCAATAATGATATCGATTACGCCGATCAGTACAAACAGATACATCGGGATTCGGTGTTCCCACTTACGAATCAGCGTGGCAAGAAATGCACCCAGTCCCATCGCTGCTCCGATGGCCCCATAACGGGAGGAATCCCAATTGTAGATATCATGGAACAGAATCGGCACGATAAAATTGATGGCTCCCAATTGCACAGTTAATACAACTACCGCCAATATGGTCATGTTCAGTATCTTTTTCGGACAGCATCGGAGTACGTAATCTGCGGAGCCTCCGTTGTTTCTTTCGGTACGTTCTGCTCAGCCTGACCGGATCGGACAGAATCGGAATGAGCCATGGAGCCATCATACCGACAGCCAGCGTCACCATAAGTACGGTCGAGATCATTGGCAATCCGCCTATACTGAGTAGAACTCCGGTTATTGCGCTTCCTCCAAAGGCACCAATCTGAATCGCAGTCTGCAAGTCATGCGAGGCCTTGTGTGATTTAATTTTCCCATCCAACACCATCTGGGACATGTAGATTTCCAGGCTCTGATTGGTCAAAAACAGAATCACGGAGAATACGCCACCGATCAGATATAAGCCATACACATTGGTATTGCCGGAAAATTGAATTAAAAAGACAAGCAGAAATACAATGCCCAGGATGCGGGCTAAACTAAAAATCAGCAAAGGTCGTTCTTTCAGTGCTGTTTTGAGAAAAAAACTATACTTTTGCAATAAAATAGGTACCAAACTCATGATCGTAATAATGATACTCAGATGCGTAATAGACCCGCCCTGCTCCAGTACAGACCAAATCAGCGTAATATTCAGAATGGTATCTCCACATAAGGTAATGGACAGGAAGAGGATGAACAAAATAGTCTGTATCATTGAAGCTGTCTCACCTCAGCAACTTGCAAATCCAGCTTTTGTTCCAGCGATCTTGCGGCTTGTTTTACAGATTCGATGTCCTCGGGACCCTCATATTGGGTACGCACAGACAGCAGCCCCGTAATATCGAATCCGTTCGGAGCAGACTGGACCACTCTTCCTTTGGCTGCCACGGGATAATACGCCCGGTACCTCACATCATCTGCGGCCTCACCGCTGGCATTACTCAACACCTTGCCATCACGGTATACAAATTTGATACAGGTAGCACACTTGGGAGCCGTTCTTTTCGCAAAATGGGCAGCCAGCGTCTCCTCCCCCTGAAGACCATAAGCATGGGCGGTCACCAGATCAATTCCGTACACATCGCGAATATTGCGATAGACATGCCCACCACTGATACGACAGCTGAACTCCACCACTTTATACTCATCGTTTGCGTTTTGTCTGGCTTCAACGTTAAACAGCCCATTTTCAAGTTTCAGACCTGTGCATATTTGCTGAGCCATCTCGCAAAGTTCTTGTTCCACATTCGACTCTCCCTGAAAAGGTAGCGTATATTCGTCCTCTTCAAAGTAAGGACCTGGCATTCTGAGCTTGTTATGTACTCCTCCCAGATAAAACCGTCCATTCACCACTACGCCATCCAGCGTAATCTCTTCCCCGGGCAAGAACTCTTCAATCAACGCAATTGCAGGAAATTCCTCGTCAAAATATAACCCGGATTGCGAAATGGCAAGTTGCGATATGCTATCGAAGGCCCTCTTCAATTCGGCAAGCGAGTGAACGAGCGCAACATGGCTGCTGGATGCGGCCAGTGTGGGTTTGATGATCACCGGATAACCTATGCTTGTTGCCGCTGAGACAGCTTCATCCAGTGTATTTACAGCATAAAATTCTGGACAGGCTACGTCCTCCTGCTTCAGGAACTGACGCTGTCTGGACTTGTCTCTGGCAATTTCGGCCGCTTGGAGAGGAATATCCTGCCTTCCCAACCCTTCATTTAATCTCGCATTCAGTACAATATCTGTCTCCTGCCAGGTAATGAAAAACGGAACGCCTATTTGTCTTGCCTGCGTGATCATTTCTTCCACATTCTCATGCTTGGGAATATGCTGAACAGAACGAAAGCGCGGGTCTTGTTCAAATCCAGAAACAGAGGTCCATAAATGGACCTCTTCGAAAATTCTTCCCAAAGCTTCAATATGATCCCCGTGCAGGGATAAGCCTTTTCTCATGAGCAAACCAACGGAGGAACGGGTCATGCCAGAACCTCTTCTTTCGGCTGCTCCACAAACTCCAAAGCGATAATATACAACGTTCCATTCTCTCCAGCTTTGGAGGAGTGCACCGTATTAGCCGGAAGCAAAATGCGGTCACCTGGGGTGCAATGCAGTTCTCCTTCTTCTGTGAAGAATGTAATATCGCCATTGATAATCAAAAGTGTCTCGTCTGTAGGATGGGTATGGGATTTGTGCTCCCTGAACGGTGTGTCCCTTTGAACCTCGACCGAACCGGTTACAGGCAGCAACTGCATTACAGCTTCTTCAAGTGTGATGTCAGACCCTTTGATATATTGAACTGAACTCATACTATTCCTCCTCATATGATGAAATGGGCATTGCGCTGTAGCAGAAACTTCGTTGGTATCTGGAATAAAATATTGCAGCCATTCTCGATTATTCGGATCGCCATAGATCCCCAGATGCGGGAATGGATCAATGGCATCGTACTGCCGTAGCAAGCTTCGCACCAAATCCTTGGATTTATCTCCTTTTGGTGTTCCCAAGCCAATCGATTCAAAGACCCATCGTGGTTGAAAGGTAATCATGTATGTATTGGCATGTCTGCTCCTTCTCACCTCATGTGCTGGTGTATTACAAACGACAAAAATGGGTTCCCCATGAAAGCAAAATTCCCACATAGGATCATTCTCTTCATTCGGTATGAATTCTGGCCATTCTTTCAAGTCGATGGTGTGCAGCCGGGTCAGGATGGACCAAAACGTATGCTGATATTCATGGATGGATAGATCCTTATCAATATTAAAAAATGTAACCATGGAGGTGTAGTTTCCAAAGCTCCTTGCCTGTTCCACATATTCTCTCAATGCCTTTGCAAGTTCTTCTATGGAATGGTCTTCTACATCATCATAAAAGGAGAACCGCAGCTCATTGCGGGTAAGCCCCATGGAACCGAAAATGCAGGGAAACCGCGGGCTGTCACCGGTCATATCCTTTTCAAAATGCTCAAATTCCTGCTTTCTCCAATCCTGACTATCCAATCTCTTCACATCAGCGTTATCTAGCAACAACCCAAAGCCCTCCTAGAATGGTTTAATGGTGAACCAGGACAAACTTGTCATGTAATTCTAGAAGTTGTTTTCTAACGAATTCAATATCCGGGCCTTCCACAATGGCAAATCCGGATCTGGACATCGTATCTCGACCACCTGAAATGGACTGGCCTGATGTGTAGTTAATTCGAATATCAATGAGTCCTTCCATTGATTTGAAATCTTCTGCGGATGAGATGCTTTCGATCTTGCCTACAGCAGATGGAAAATTAACCGCACCGGTGTACTTGCCTGTATTAACCGAGGCTGGAGCTTCATAGATTCCAAGTTCGGTTTGAATGGCTGCATCAAACAGGTTAACCTGATGGGAATTCAACACCATTGGCGGAATGATGACAATCCCTCCAATACGTGCTCCAATCTCTCCAAAACAGATCTCCCCATTGGGCAGAAGGAATACCTCTGCATGGAACACACTGTTACGTATTCCCAGCGTCCGTATGATCTCTTCATTGAATGACTGCATCCGCTCTACATATTCATATTGTGCATTAGCGGGATAACAGATCGTACCGGAAGGGCGATCATTTTGCACAATCTCGAGACAGTTAAACAAGTATTCAGAGACGGAGGAAAATACAAGCTCCCCTTCGGAAACGATGGAGTCAATATGAAACTCCCTGCCCGTAATAAATTCCTCAATGAGCACTGATTCCCGATTCCAGGAATTGCTGATATACTGCTCAAGTTCCTCTTGATTACTGAGCTTGTACGTCATGATCGTCGCCCACCCACTAATCGGCTTGATAATGATGGGATAACCAATGCCTGCGACAATCTTTCTGATCTGAACTGCATTGGACGCAATACGTGTCTGTGACGTATGGATTCCCGCCTGCCGCAATGTCTCCTTCATGATCCATTTGTTACGTACCGTCTCAGCCTGATTCTTCTGAATACCTTGAATACCAAATCGTGTTCTGAGGTATCCTCCTGTCTCCACCACATTTTCAGTCGGGGCAATGATGCGCTCCACATCATACTCATCCAGAATGCGCTCAAAAACCTCTTCCACCTGGTCAATCCGAGTAATATCACCCACTTCGAACACGGCACTGAACAGCCCTTCTGGCAATGCAGCAAATTGTTCATAACCCTGTTCCACCAGCAAAATGTTGGTTGTATCCGAGATTTTGGACAAGGCATCGAGAAACCCGGTTTTGGTGTTAATCCGCTTGTCACACAGGAAGACGATATCCTTCATAAAGAACTTTCACCTCCAATTCAAATTTCTTAGCTTTCTGCTATATTTTTCTATAATATGGATATAACATGGAACTGTCAATCTAAAAATTACAAATATTTAAAGTTTGGCTATTTGTTGCCACAATGTGTACTAACAACAGGTTGTAGACACTATACAAACACCTCTATCATCTGTATTAGTCAAACTTCTGGTTCATATTTGCACTTTTTAACTGGAAATTTTCTCATTAAAAAGGTGACTCCGATTAATCCGGAGTCACCTTTATATGTTTTTACTTATCCACACCATCATTCATTGAAGGGGAAGCGTTATTTTTTCAGACTATCCCAGTTCTGCTGCAACGCATCGAGCAATCCGGCTTTATCGGATTTGCCTGCAACGTAGGCCTGAATCGTGCTGCCATACTCCTGTGGAACCCCTTCTGGGAAACGGTTGAAATTCCAGCTCAGTGTTTTGTTCGCCTGGCTATACTTCATGATCTCTGTGGCGAGGTCACCCAGATCCTCCTCAGATGCCGTGATGGAACTGAACGCCGGGATGAATTTGAATTCTTTGGTCATGTATTGTTTCCCGATATCTGAAGTTACGAGCCACTCCAAAAACTCTTTTGCTTCCGTTTTCACTTGAGAGTTCTTGTTCACAACCCAGTAGTTCGGTACGCCGACAAACAATTTGTCATTGGGTTCATTGTTAATTGGCATTGGCAGGATACCCAGATTCAGATCGGGATCGATTCCATCGATCTGTACTTGAGTCCAGTTACCTTGCTGCATCATCGCGGCTTCTCCACTTGCAAACAACGTAACTTGAGTGTTGTAGTCGGTGGTCAGCGGGTTTTTGTTGCTGTATTTCAGCGTTAAGTCGAGCAAGTTAATCCAGTCATTAAACACCTGATTGCCAGGGATTTCTCCGTGCCTTCATTCAATCCCTGGATGAATTTTACCGGATCTGCCTGATTTGCAAATGCCACGTTTACGTTATGATTGCCCAGCACCCACCACTCCTGATATCCGTTCGAGAATGGGGTAATGCCTGCGGCCTGGAGTTTCTGTGCAGCTTGATCCAATTGTTCCAGTGTCGTTGGAATTTCGGTAATCCCCGCCTTTTGGAAGAGGTCCTTGTTATAAATGAAACCATACCCCTCCAGCGCCAGCGGCTGTCCATATAACTTGCCGTCTTTGGTCATTGGCTCTTTGGCTACTTCGAGCGCATCCTTGGCCCATGATTCTCCAGACAGATCCTCCAGATATTCAAGCCATGTATCCAGCTCACGATAACCACCTACGTTGAAAATATCCGGTTGTTCGCCAGCGGCAAACTTGGCTTTCAATGCAGCACCGTAGTCACTGCCGCCACCTACAGTCTGAATGTCCAGTTTGATGCCTGGATGGGACGATTCATACTCCGCTTTGAGACGATTGAGCGCTTCTGCAATTTCGACTTTGAATTGGAAGATTTTAATGGTTTTATCTCCCGCAGCAGCCTCGCCACCACTTTGAGCATCCGTGTTGACCGGACTGCCACTCTTGTCCCCATTGCCACAACCTGCGAGCATTACCGAAAAAGCAATCAGCATAAGCAACGTCAACTTCGTCATTCTTTTCATACATACACTCTCCCTATAGTAGTTTCAGTATAACAAACCGTTGATGTGTGGCGAGAAACTTGCCTTTGAAGCGTGATTTCATGCTAACGAACCGAGCACACGCTATTCACCCCTATTTGCACAGATTTGCAATGTAACGAATCATAGCGACGTTATTTCGTCGATTTGGTCAGTTTTGGAGGCTCTGATGCCGTTTTTCACCTGAATAACGTTGCTGAGATTCGTTAAAATTTGTATTCCTTCATTACCTGCCTATTAAGATGCGGTGGATTCGTTAGGGCTAATCCATTCAGGCCACCGAGGAGCAACAGCGACCGAAAGCGCAACTTGAGCCCTCAGCGACCCTTCCCTCACACTTCCCGCTTGAGCCCGAAGCGACCACGATCTCGTACCCCCACTTGAGTCCGACAACGACCTTTTTGCCACGCACTCCAGCTTGATCTCGCCCCCTTCTCTGCCTTACCGGATTTAGCTTTAAATCTTTTCTTTCTTGGCCTTTCTCTTGATTGCTCTCTCTTCCCTGGAGTCATGGCCAAGTTATGCGGGCATGACTCCCCTTTGCACACCTCCATGCGAGGTGGGAGCAAAGGGATCAAGAATGCGTTGCAGGAGCGAAGCGTTCGCCTTTGACACTCGGTGGCTTCCTTGTCCTAATACATTCAGGCCACCGAGGTGCAACAGCGACCGAAAGCGCAACTTGAGCCCTCAGCGACCCTGCCCTCACACTCCCTACTTGATCCCGCCGCGACCCTGCCCTCGCAACACTCACCCTTTTACTGATCCAGCGGTAATCCCTTGAATGATATACTTCTGCATCAGCAGGAAGAAGATAATGATTGGCATGATGCCCAGCACAAGTGCCGGCAAGGCCAGATCCCATTGCTTCGTATATTGTCCGAAGAGCGCAAAGGTGGCAATCGGGATCGTACGCAGGTTGGAGCTTTGCAGGATCAGGGATGGCAGCAGATAATCATTCCAGATCCAGAGTGTATTCAAA
Protein-coding sequences here:
- a CDS encoding aminopeptidase: MSKQRVEISKNVLTECLGLRSGENLVVVADDMKRDLAESIYEAGKALGAESVLLTMEERSRSGEEPPAPIAEAMIRADVAVCVTRYSLTHTQARKQAAASGTRVATMPGITEDMFVNGAITAEYLQVKALTEKVTALLTAGRHVRIEKQGHRLSFSIENRNGVPSTGLYLNPGESGNLPSGEAYIAPVEGNGEGSILVDGSVAGIGALREPMLLTVKEGRLVSAEGPDGAELLETLGDGDGRFLGEFGIGTNNKARITGVVLEDEKVYGTIHVAFGSNNTFGGTIAAGVHIDAVVQKPDVYIDDKLIMRQGELVE
- a CDS encoding alpha/beta fold hydrolase, whose amino-acid sequence is MNVHKIQVANANGENIEFKSTGENTVSKSTNNNQVSRSDMKPTVIFMTGSTGFIGKETVKQLAQGDDQLLLLVRSEQRARTVLKAYGVKDFDRITFITGDLSISGLGLAAADRERVVEADVIIHAGGTMDVTLERKVAEQIFMNGAREVAQIAQEIHHTRGLRHFIHVVGFMSPYGQRNEQGSYLQGGHVGDQESAYEEMKFHADLLIREHAEEHNYPLSVVNPSTVVGPRPTGETEQTGGIGLLIQAVQKGLMSVVPGGASYWLPLVENDVVAQTLVFLSGESAPAGGTYPLLARKEDSPNMKELLHLLAEQLDVPKPKGAVPLPWIQWIMKSGGTRISGVPAESVAFITNRSFPVEETEALFTRMGQSWPDIREQLPLVTADLDYRLRYTPLPENFKADYIRSRSGNMAMLGWEGEGEPWIIVHGLLQSADEMLPLGQQLREQTGNPVWLIDLAGFGRSPVHQGDEAFEGQVDALLKALGEFEGPVKLVGHSIGAAIAAAAQMRSSRTDIRLGLLQPVANNSNPNVLKWVSRLPRGVMRTLLRLRSEANWNQMFSAYSGAGDSSSTTHTIAKRIRSSLQSPRIAGANADLLRWIHSGKQGSVHSFSWMKEWADDHANHTLVVWGTEDQEYHYPRGMNSQVKRIDVPYGHYFPTFQYKETASILAEWAATWS
- a CDS encoding TetR/AcrR family transcriptional regulator — translated: MNRTKAVEVAAQLFLRQGYSYVSMDEVVRVSGVSKSNIYYHFKNKEELLQAVVQYWIAQYESELYLLLSQRERGVEERIYSFMALLSAGIEGRNYEGSCPFVTLYMQTPDSAPQVKESISRFFHELRPMVEKLFQQGLDRGEFRKGIEPGPAALLFIAALEGSLILAGTARDVGIIEQSARTFCQMLR
- a CDS encoding ATP-grasp domain-containing protein, which gives rise to MTRSSVGLLMRKGLSLHGDHIEALGRIFEEVHLWTSVSGFEQDPRFRSVQHIPKHENVEEMITQARQIGVPFFITWQETDIVLNARLNEGLGRQDIPLQAAEIARDKSRQRQFLKQEDVACPEFYAVNTLDEAVSAATSIGYPVIIKPTLAASSSHVALVHSLAELKRAFDSISQLAISQSGLYFDEEFPAIALIEEFLPGEEITLDGVVVNGRFYLGGVHNKLRMPGPYFEEDEYTLPFQGESNVEQELCEMAQQICTGLKLENGLFNVEARQNANDEYKVVEFSCRISGGHVYRNIRDVYGIDLVTAHAYGLQGEETLAAHFAKRTAPKCATCIKFVYRDGKVLSNASGEAADDVRYRAYYPVAAKGRVVQSAPNGFDITGLLSVRTQYEGPEDIESVKQAARSLEQKLDLQVAEVRQLQ
- a CDS encoding YqcI/YcgG family protein produces the protein MLLDNADVKRLDSQDWRKQEFEHFEKDMTGDSPRFPCIFGSMGLTRNELRFSFYDDVEDHSIEELAKALREYVEQARSFGNYTSMVTFFNIDKDLSIHEYQHTFWSILTRLHTIDLKEWPEFIPNEENDPMWEFCFHGEPIFVVCNTPAHEVRRSRHANTYMITFQPRWVFESIGLGTPKGDKSKDLVRSLLRQYDAIDPFPHLGIYGDPNNREWLQYFIPDTNEVSATAQCPFHHMRRNSMSSVQYIKGSDITLEEAVMQLLPVTGSVEVQRDTPFREHKSHTHPTDETLLIINGDITFFTEEGELHCTPGDRILLPANTVHSSKAGENGTLYIIALEFVEQPKEEVLA
- a CDS encoding ATP-grasp domain-containing protein, which codes for MKDIVFLCDKRINTKTGFLDALSKISDTTNILLVEQGYEQFAALPEGLFSAVFEVGDITRIDQVEEVFERILDEYDVERIIAPTENVVETGGYLRTRFGIQGIQKNQAETVRNKWIMKETLRQAGIHTSQTRIASNAVQIRKIVAGIGYPIIIKPISGWATIMTYKLSNQEELEQYISNSWNRESVLIEEFITGREFHIDSIVSEGELVFSSVSEYLFNCLEIVQNDRPSGTICYPANAQYEYVERMQSFNEEIIRTLGIRNSVFHAEVFLLPNGEICFGEIGARIGGIVIIPPMVLNSHQVNLFDAAIQTELGIYEAPASVNTGKYTGAVNFPSAVGKIESISSAEDFKSMEGLIDIRINYTSGQSISGGRDTMSRSGFAIVEGPDIEFVRKQLLELHDKFVLVHH